One genomic segment of Stigmatopora argus isolate UIUO_Sarg chromosome 1, RoL_Sarg_1.0, whole genome shotgun sequence includes these proteins:
- the mylz3 gene encoding myosin, light polypeptide 3, skeletal muscle, producing MTEFTADQIEDFKEAFGLFDRIGDSQVAYNQVADIMRALGQNPTNKDVVAILGNPSADDMANKRINFDAFLPMLKQVDALTKGTYDDYVEGLRVFDKEGNGTVMGAELRIVLSTLGEKMSEPEIEALMAGQEDENGSVHYEAFVKHIMSV from the exons ACTTCAAGGAGGCCTTCGGTCTCtttgacagaattggtgacaGCCAGGTGGCTTACAATCAGGTGGCCGACATTATGCGGGCTCTGGGCCAGAACCCCACCAACAAGGACGTTGTCGCTATCCTTGGCAACCCCTCCGCCGACG ACATGGCCAACAAGAGGATCAACTTTGACGCCTTCCTGCCCATGCTGAAACAGGTGGATGCTCTGACCAAGGGTACCTACGATGACTACGTTGAGGGTCTGCGTGTCTTCGACAAGGAGGGCAACGGCACCGTCATGGGTGCTGAGCTGCGTATTGTGTTGTCCACTCTGG GAGAGAAGATGAGCGAGCCCGAGATCGAGGCCCTCATGGCAGGCCAGGAGGATGAGAACGGCAGTGTTCACTATGAGG CTTTTGTCAAGCACATCATGTCTGTGTAA